In Lysinibacillus sp. FSL M8-0337, the following proteins share a genomic window:
- the phnE gene encoding phosphonate ABC transporter, permease protein PhnE: protein MMTEANILRRKKWRMTGVMVALIVLTYGSAAITKFNIIEGLYAIPSTLAWMINNLVPSAETIENIPKVLKRLWETIILSVIASTTAAVFALLFAILGAQTTQFNRFFGFVARFIASIFRNVPVIAWALVLVISFGHNVITGYFALFFSTFGFLVRMFIETIDEASSDGVEALMATGATYFQMVWKGVLPDTMPQMLSWIFYMIETNIRSATLVGLLTGTGIGYLFDLYYKKLDYNMLGLITIMIIAVVFIIEFTSNKVRKVIS from the coding sequence ATGATGACAGAGGCGAATATTTTACGTAGAAAAAAGTGGCGAATGACAGGGGTAATGGTCGCACTGATTGTATTAACGTACGGCTCAGCAGCCATTACAAAGTTTAATATAATAGAAGGGTTATACGCGATTCCTAGTACACTTGCATGGATGATTAACAATTTAGTGCCTTCAGCTGAAACAATAGAAAATATCCCAAAAGTATTAAAACGTCTTTGGGAGACGATTATTTTATCCGTCATAGCCTCTACTACAGCAGCCGTATTTGCTTTGCTTTTTGCCATATTGGGGGCGCAAACGACACAATTCAATCGTTTCTTCGGCTTTGTAGCAAGGTTCATTGCATCCATTTTTCGTAATGTTCCAGTAATCGCATGGGCGCTTGTTCTTGTTATTTCATTTGGACATAATGTTATAACGGGCTATTTCGCACTATTTTTCTCGACGTTTGGCTTTTTAGTTCGGATGTTTATTGAAACAATTGATGAGGCAAGTTCAGACGGAGTAGAGGCGTTAATGGCTACAGGGGCTACCTATTTTCAAATGGTATGGAAAGGCGTATTACCAGATACGATGCCTCAGATGCTTAGTTGGATATTTTATATGATTGAAACCAATATTCGAAGTGCGACATTAGTTGGATTATTAACAGGTACAGGTATTGGTTATTTATTTGATCTTTACTATAAAAAACTGGATTATAATATGCTGGGGCTTATTACCATTATGATTATCGCGGTTGTTTTTATTATTGAATTTACATCAAACAAAGTAAGGAAGGTGATCTCTTAA
- the phnC gene encoding phosphonate ABC transporter ATP-binding protein has product MTTIVLERQPLQSAFTVAPEREQANTILQLNNIAKSYDHKSMVLNDINLSLQEGEFVSIIGQSGAGKSTLLRCINRMIEPSKGEIIFDQQDITSINKRAMRQQRAKMGMIFQHYNLVSRLTVFENVLHGRFGYKSTMQGVLSIYTEEEKRLALSILEKLDMKDQIYKRCDQLSGGQKQRVGIARALVQEPKLLLCDEPIASLDPNSSKVIMDHLKEISQSMGITVLVNLHQVDVAMRYSDRIIGLRKGEKVFDDLPKQLNQLAIRNIYGTSVHELITE; this is encoded by the coding sequence ATGACTACTATTGTATTGGAAAGACAGCCCCTACAGTCGGCATTTACTGTTGCTCCAGAAAGAGAGCAAGCAAACACGATTTTACAGCTAAATAACATTGCTAAAAGCTATGACCATAAGTCCATGGTGTTAAATGATATTAATCTTTCCTTGCAAGAAGGCGAGTTTGTATCCATTATAGGTCAATCGGGTGCAGGGAAATCGACATTACTACGCTGCATTAATCGAATGATTGAACCGTCCAAAGGAGAAATCATTTTTGATCAGCAAGATATTACGTCGATCAATAAAAGAGCAATGCGGCAGCAACGTGCGAAAATGGGCATGATTTTTCAGCATTATAACTTAGTTTCCCGCCTGACGGTATTTGAAAATGTGTTGCATGGTCGATTTGGTTATAAATCCACGATGCAAGGTGTCCTAAGTATTTATACAGAAGAAGAGAAACGACTTGCATTATCTATATTAGAGAAGCTGGATATGAAGGATCAAATTTATAAACGTTGTGACCAGTTAAGTGGTGGTCAAAAGCAACGAGTAGGGATAGCAAGGGCATTAGTGCAAGAGCCAAAGTTATTGTTATGTGATGAGCCTATCGCATCCCTTGATCCCAATTCATCGAAAGTTATTATGGATCATTTAAAGGAAATTTCACAGTCTATGGGCATTACTGTGTTAGTGAATTTACATCAAGTCGACGTTGCCATGCGTTATTCTGATCGGATTATCGGATTACGTAAAGGGGAGAAAGTATTTGATGATCTACCGAAGCAGTTAAACCAGCTTGCTATACGTAACATTTATGGAACAAGCGTACATGAATTAATTACGGAATAA
- a CDS encoding PhnD/SsuA/transferrin family substrate-binding protein: MNKRWLSILMGMLTVLFLAACSSSDNGTSETKKANAKSDEPLVMVWYPNESGSEMAPSRDAFGAIFEKATGRKVEHKLTTDYAIAIESIANGNAHIAFMGAQGYIEAKDKSKDVEPLVVPSGESGTLDDAVYYSWLAVPKDKAEQYQKNDQYTLDTTEGKTISFVSASSTSGFKVPTSSIISHFSNKNLTEEALMEGNEVYPEVLFGDSHQGSAVNMLMERSDIAAFCDTCVEAYVELVEGKASTPGAVYKVKDNAAAPFNTLTGKEFVLIQVTPVLNAPFVVNTSVLSEEDIKTLKDLLISDETTNNKSIFVPKDSGDSGLFYRAADERFLEVEDAWFNPIRELSK; encoded by the coding sequence ATGAACAAACGATGGTTATCCATTTTGATGGGCATGTTAACTGTACTTTTTTTAGCTGCTTGTAGTTCTTCGGACAATGGAACAAGTGAAACAAAGAAAGCCAATGCAAAATCAGATGAACCACTTGTAATGGTTTGGTATCCAAATGAATCAGGTTCTGAAATGGCTCCTTCTCGTGATGCTTTTGGTGCCATTTTTGAAAAGGCAACAGGGCGTAAAGTAGAACATAAATTAACGACAGATTATGCGATTGCGATTGAATCAATTGCCAATGGCAATGCACATATTGCTTTTATGGGAGCACAAGGGTATATCGAAGCAAAGGACAAAAGTAAAGATGTCGAACCCTTAGTTGTACCATCAGGAGAGTCTGGTACGTTAGACGATGCGGTCTATTATAGCTGGCTAGCTGTTCCAAAGGATAAGGCAGAGCAATATCAAAAGAATGACCAATATACGTTAGATACAACGGAAGGCAAAACGATTTCTTTCGTATCTGCTTCTTCAACATCAGGTTTCAAAGTACCAACCAGTTCAATTATTTCTCACTTTAGCAATAAAAATTTAACAGAAGAAGCTTTAATGGAAGGCAATGAAGTGTATCCAGAAGTGTTATTTGGGGATTCCCACCAAGGTTCAGCTGTCAATATGTTGATGGAGCGCTCTGATATCGCAGCATTTTGTGATACATGTGTGGAAGCTTATGTTGAGCTAGTGGAAGGAAAAGCAAGTACACCAGGTGCGGTTTATAAGGTAAAAGATAATGCTGCAGCACCGTTTAACACGTTAACAGGAAAAGAGTTTGTGCTGATACAGGTAACACCAGTACTTAACGCTCCATTCGTAGTTAATACGTCGGTATTAAGCGAAGAAGATATTAAGACATTAAAAGATCTCTTAATCTCAGATGAAACAACCAATAACAAAAGTATTTTTGTACCAAAAGATTCCGGCGATTCGGGATTGTTCTATCGGGCGGCGGACGAGCGTTTCTTAGAAGTGGAAGATGCTTGGTTTAATCCAATTCGCGAACTATCAAAATAA
- a CDS encoding PHP domain-containing protein gives MKIDLHTHSRYSDGSETLMQLFQQAKAAGITHLGVVDHDTTAHHAEGRKLAAQFDIEFIAGVEISAYDFKRQRKVHMLGYGFQGQCPHIQALCTPLLARRHDHSLWQLARIQEAGFPLDAKQALAFARESGTLYKQHIMNALTEEAYSSEYYQTLYRSLFKTGVAAGDIVYVDAFEALQAIHADGGVAVVAHPGQLDSFDITEELVQEGLDGIELIHPDHTSVHMEQVQQLAQKYHLITTGGSDYHGRYGAPVQLGQYTLSNLQTAVFI, from the coding sequence GTGAAAATAGATTTGCATACACATAGTCGTTATTCCGATGGTAGCGAAACATTGATGCAATTATTTCAGCAAGCGAAGGCAGCTGGTATCACACATCTAGGCGTTGTTGACCATGATACAACAGCTCACCATGCGGAGGGGCGTAAGCTTGCGGCACAATTCGATATCGAATTTATTGCTGGTGTTGAAATATCTGCCTATGACTTTAAGCGTCAGCGAAAAGTCCATATGCTTGGCTATGGTTTTCAAGGTCAATGTCCACATATTCAAGCACTTTGTACACCACTACTTGCTCGCCGACACGACCATTCATTATGGCAATTAGCGCGCATACAGGAGGCGGGGTTCCCGCTCGATGCAAAGCAGGCACTCGCCTTTGCCCGCGAAAGCGGTACATTATATAAACAGCATATAATGAATGCGTTGACAGAAGAGGCATATAGCTCAGAATATTATCAAACATTGTATCGCTCATTATTTAAAACAGGAGTAGCAGCAGGGGATATTGTTTATGTTGATGCATTTGAAGCATTGCAAGCCATTCATGCAGATGGCGGAGTGGCTGTCGTTGCCCACCCTGGTCAGTTAGACTCTTTCGATATCACGGAGGAGCTTGTGCAAGAGGGGCTCGATGGAATCGAGTTAATTCATCCTGATCACACATCTGTGCATATGGAACAGGTGCAACAATTGGCTCAAAAATATCATTTAATTACAACAGGTGGATCAGATTATCATGGTCGTTATGGTGCACCTGTACAGTTAGGGCAATATACATTATCCAATTTACAAACGGCCGTTTTTATTTAG
- the phnL gene encoding phosphonate C-P lyase system protein PhnL, whose protein sequence is MLTIHNLQKSFTIHHLQKTFPALENISLHVREGGFLGIVGKSGSGKSTILKSIYRTYMPQAGNIIFHSEAYGEIDLLQATTRQIVYLRKHEIGYVSQFLNVMPRTTALELVTQSLLDVGVEQKEAIARAKQALRHFDLEEKLWDNYPNNFSGGEKLRLNIACAIVKEPRLLLLDEPTASLDQASKVKVRESIEKLKAQGTTLIGIFHDLEFMEGLCDDVFTMMKISDKEVLA, encoded by the coding sequence ATGTTAACTATACACAATTTGCAGAAATCGTTTACTATTCATCATTTACAAAAGACCTTTCCAGCACTTGAAAATATATCGTTGCATGTGAGGGAGGGGGGCTTTTTAGGGATTGTCGGTAAAAGTGGCAGTGGCAAATCGACCATCTTAAAAAGTATTTATCGCACTTATATGCCGCAAGCTGGAAACATCATATTCCATTCAGAAGCCTATGGTGAGATAGATTTATTACAGGCAACGACTCGACAAATTGTTTATTTACGAAAACATGAAATTGGTTATGTGTCGCAATTTTTAAACGTCATGCCTCGAACGACTGCATTAGAACTTGTGACACAATCTTTACTAGATGTAGGTGTAGAACAAAAAGAAGCTATTGCCCGAGCAAAGCAAGCATTACGTCATTTTGATTTAGAGGAAAAATTATGGGATAATTATCCAAATAATTTTTCGGGTGGAGAGAAACTTCGTTTAAATATTGCTTGTGCGATAGTGAAAGAGCCACGCCTCCTTCTTTTAGATGAACCTACTGCTAGCTTAGATCAAGCATCGAAAGTTAAGGTAAGGGAATCCATCGAAAAGCTAAAAGCACAAGGAACTACTTTAATTGGTATTTTTCATGATTTAGAGTTTATGGAAGGCTTGTGCGATGATGTTTTTACAATGATGAAAATTAGCGACAAGGAAGTGTTAGCGTGA
- the phnM gene encoding phosphonate metabolism protein PhnM: MLAIINGVIVTEQQFLKNHIVLVEDNLINAIVHEADIDLQGIEILDAKGGYVSPGFVDIHSDYIETIVSPRPTSVMSMNIGLRESERILMTHGITTIFHSLSYYGDDKYSHKAIRNPENVQKCVDAIYASHEEPHLIRHRLHARFEIDSIDQIPNLERNIKDGKVHLLSFMDHTPGQGQYRNLEIYKNIMRGYRSMSDQEANVLIQNQVDKAKMTFDDIERLSRLAIEHNIAVASHDDDDVAKLQLVQSYGTTISEFPITLDVAKEAKKMGMQTIAGAPNILNGGSHSGNLSASEAIQAQVIDIICSDYYPPAMLHGIFELSKQYEEDLHRLFQLVTINPARAVNLDHEIGSIEVGKKADILIIEQMEDGYPVVTTTMVDGNIIMQTNYR, from the coding sequence ATGCTTGCGATTATAAATGGCGTTATTGTGACAGAACAGCAATTTTTAAAAAACCACATTGTATTAGTGGAGGACAATTTAATTAATGCGATTGTCCATGAAGCGGACATTGATTTACAGGGTATAGAGATTTTAGATGCTAAAGGTGGCTATGTGTCACCAGGTTTTGTCGATATTCATTCGGATTATATAGAGACGATTGTCAGCCCTCGTCCAACCTCAGTAATGAGCATGAATATTGGTTTACGGGAGAGCGAACGCATTTTAATGACGCATGGCATTACAACAATTTTTCATTCCTTATCCTATTACGGGGATGATAAATACTCACATAAAGCAATTCGTAATCCTGAAAATGTTCAAAAATGTGTTGATGCGATTTACGCTTCACACGAAGAGCCACATTTAATACGACATCGGTTACATGCTCGCTTTGAAATTGATTCCATCGATCAAATCCCGAACTTAGAGCGCAATATTAAAGATGGCAAAGTGCATTTGCTATCATTTATGGATCATACACCAGGTCAGGGACAATATCGAAATCTTGAAATCTATAAAAATATTATGCGCGGCTATCGTTCCATGTCAGATCAGGAAGCCAATGTATTAATTCAAAATCAAGTTGATAAGGCGAAAATGACTTTCGATGATATTGAACGACTAAGTCGACTAGCCATTGAGCATAACATTGCGGTTGCTTCACATGATGACGATGATGTAGCAAAACTTCAACTTGTTCAATCGTATGGCACAACAATCAGTGAGTTTCCCATTACACTCGATGTGGCAAAAGAAGCAAAGAAGATGGGGATGCAAACGATTGCTGGTGCACCCAATATTTTAAATGGTGGCTCTCATTCAGGTAATTTAAGCGCAAGTGAGGCGATTCAAGCACAAGTAATCGATATTATTTGTAGTGATTATTATCCTCCTGCTATGTTACACGGGATTTTCGAATTATCGAAACAATATGAGGAAGATTTACATCGGTTATTCCAACTTGTGACGATTAATCCTGCACGTGCAGTAAATCTTGATCACGAAATTGGCTCAATTGAGGTTGGTAAAAAGGCAGATATATTAATTATTGAACAGATGGAAGACGGCTATCCCGTTGTTACAACAACTATGGTTGATGGCAACATTATTATGCAAACCAATTATCGCTAA
- a CDS encoding ATP-binding cassette domain-containing protein: MMQEQPVLSIRQLSKQYGDGCTHCQHEDMKLEKNFCPVCKTVYACRQVSLDLYRGEILGIVGESGSGKSTLMKSLYFDETVTSGEGYLVDYENGQNNIFTESSQMKRHIRNTILGMVYQNPMLGLKMDFSSMSNIAEKQIAAGNRHVRQMEERSLSLLQHVKIPVHRSKEAPKNFSGGMQQRVQIAKAMSNNPPILLLDEVTTGLDLSVQADVLDLIKSIQRELNISMIVVSHDLAVIRMLADRTIVMLNGEIIEHGLTDQVLEDPQHEYTQQLVYSLL; encoded by the coding sequence ATGATGCAAGAACAACCGGTATTATCGATTCGACAGTTATCCAAACAGTACGGTGATGGTTGTACGCATTGTCAGCACGAAGACATGAAACTAGAAAAAAATTTTTGCCCTGTTTGTAAAACTGTTTATGCATGTCGACAAGTATCTTTAGATTTATATCGAGGAGAAATATTAGGAATTGTCGGAGAGAGTGGCAGTGGTAAATCGACATTGATGAAAAGTCTTTACTTTGATGAGACGGTGACGTCAGGAGAAGGCTATTTAGTAGATTATGAAAATGGACAGAACAATATTTTTACTGAATCGAGCCAAATGAAGCGTCATATACGAAATACGATTTTAGGGATGGTTTACCAAAATCCGATGCTTGGACTGAAAATGGATTTTTCATCCATGAGTAATATTGCAGAAAAGCAAATTGCAGCAGGTAATCGTCATGTTCGTCAGATGGAAGAGCGAAGCCTATCACTTCTACAACATGTTAAAATTCCTGTCCATCGAAGTAAAGAAGCTCCGAAAAATTTTTCAGGTGGCATGCAGCAACGGGTTCAAATTGCTAAGGCCATGTCCAATAACCCGCCTATTCTATTACTAGATGAAGTAACGACAGGATTAGACTTGTCTGTACAAGCAGATGTTTTAGATTTAATTAAATCGATACAACGGGAGTTAAATATTTCAATGATTGTTGTATCACATGATTTGGCCGTTATTCGTATGCTTGCTGACCGTACAATTGTCATGCTAAATGGGGAAATTATTGAACATGGGTTAACAGATCAAGTGTTGGAGGATCCACAGCACGAATATACACAACAATTAGTTTACTCATTACTGTAA
- a CDS encoding alpha-D-ribose 1-methylphosphonate 5-phosphate C-P-lyase PhnJ produces the protein MSAVPFALLDEQSKREIRRAILKGIAIPGYQVPFASRELPIARGWGTGGLQVTLALIGENDVLKVIDQGSDDSVNAVNIKKLVTKTTGVQTTTRTQDATLVQSRHRIPEVPLRADQVLVLQVPEPEPLRDIERSEFKTKRYHAEKEYSGAYLMLFEQIMRYNQTSQGADYPVLVNGRYVMNPSPIPRFDNPKIHQSDALILFGAGREKKIYAVPPYTNVESLAFEDYPFVVEQFEGKMCRETGLSDVFLDELTDEVTGETYYVCNDTSYLQEILQQKVAAK, from the coding sequence ATGAGCGCAGTACCATTTGCTTTGTTAGACGAACAGTCAAAGCGTGAAATCCGACGAGCAATTTTGAAAGGTATAGCTATTCCTGGCTATCAAGTGCCATTTGCCTCGCGTGAGTTGCCAATAGCCCGCGGTTGGGGAACGGGGGGCTTGCAAGTAACACTGGCATTAATTGGTGAAAACGATGTACTGAAAGTTATTGACCAAGGTTCGGATGATTCCGTTAATGCGGTTAATATAAAAAAGCTTGTGACCAAAACAACGGGTGTTCAAACAACGACTCGTACGCAAGATGCCACGCTTGTACAATCACGCCATCGTATTCCTGAAGTGCCATTGCGTGCAGATCAAGTGTTAGTGCTACAAGTACCAGAGCCAGAGCCGCTGCGGGACATTGAACGGAGTGAATTTAAAACAAAACGTTATCATGCAGAAAAAGAATATAGCGGTGCTTATTTAATGTTGTTTGAACAAATTATGCGCTATAACCAGACTTCTCAAGGGGCGGATTATCCAGTGTTAGTCAATGGGCGCTACGTTATGAATCCTAGTCCGATTCCGCGATTTGATAATCCAAAAATACATCAAAGTGATGCGCTTATACTTTTTGGTGCGGGCCGTGAGAAAAAAATTTACGCAGTCCCACCTTATACAAATGTGGAGTCGCTGGCATTTGAAGACTATCCGTTTGTTGTCGAGCAATTTGAAGGAAAGATGTGCCGGGAAACAGGTCTGTCAGATGTTTTTCTCGATGAGCTGACGGATGAAGTTACGGGTGAAACTTACTATGTTTGTAATGATACAAGTTATCTGCAAGAAATATTACAACAAAAGGTGGCAGCAAAATGA
- a CDS encoding carbon-phosphorus lyase complex subunit PhnI: MAYVAVRGGAEAIEASLEHLQYERVKRGAHISVQTLQSTMRGFLDQVMSESSLYSERLASLAMKQSEGNAEEAVFLLRAHRSTLPRLYYSTVTNARDMFVLRRISASFKDIPGGQILGASHDYLHRLLDFDLLEETVADVELKKATFEQIDKPEESNLALEQLPKVMDYLRDEGLLRKFALNNQEPKDVTKQAITFPTNRSQRLQTLTRGQTGTITSLGYAGLRGYGASHPNVGEVRVGWQPIYVALDDDDIDPYYIGAIKLTEVESFIPVDVAEEGQQVLEFDVGYGACFGQNETKAIAMSIVDHALEVGGDSPIHDEEFVLLHVDMIESTGFISHLKMPHYVTFQAKLEQMRSIKKEGHR; encoded by the coding sequence ATGGCTTATGTAGCAGTTCGTGGTGGCGCCGAGGCAATTGAAGCATCTTTAGAGCATTTGCAGTATGAGCGCGTGAAGCGAGGCGCCCATATTTCAGTGCAGACATTACAGTCCACAATGCGAGGCTTTTTAGATCAAGTCATGTCGGAAAGTAGTTTATATAGTGAACGTTTAGCCTCTTTAGCGATGAAACAAAGCGAGGGCAATGCAGAGGAGGCTGTATTTTTATTACGTGCTCACCGCTCCACATTACCACGCTTGTATTATTCAACTGTAACGAATGCGAGAGACATGTTTGTCCTACGTCGTATATCGGCTAGTTTCAAAGATATTCCGGGAGGGCAAATTTTAGGGGCTTCACACGATTATTTACATCGCTTATTGGACTTTGATTTGCTTGAGGAAACCGTAGCAGATGTCGAGTTAAAGAAGGCGACATTTGAACAAATAGATAAACCTGAAGAAAGTAATTTGGCATTAGAGCAGCTTCCAAAAGTAATGGATTATTTACGCGATGAAGGTCTATTAAGAAAGTTCGCTTTAAATAATCAAGAACCTAAAGATGTGACGAAGCAAGCCATAACGTTTCCAACAAATCGTTCTCAACGTTTGCAAACATTAACAAGGGGACAAACAGGGACGATTACATCTCTTGGTTATGCAGGTCTTCGCGGATACGGTGCATCCCATCCAAATGTTGGGGAGGTACGGGTAGGTTGGCAACCAATCTATGTTGCATTAGATGACGACGATATAGACCCTTACTATATTGGCGCCATTAAACTAACGGAAGTAGAGTCGTTTATTCCTGTCGATGTAGCTGAAGAGGGACAACAAGTGTTGGAATTCGATGTTGGCTATGGTGCATGTTTTGGACAAAACGAAACAAAAGCCATTGCGATGTCTATCGTAGATCATGCACTAGAAGTTGGAGGCGATTCTCCTATTCATGATGAAGAATTTGTATTACTTCACGTGGATATGATTGAATCTACAGGATTTATCTCACACTTGAAAATGCCGCATTATGTCACATTCCAAGCGAAGTTAGAACAAATGCGCAGTATAAAAAAGGAGGGGCACCGATGA
- the phnH gene encoding phosphonate C-P lyase system protein PhnH, whose amino-acid sequence METVHFTQRTFRTLMDCFARPGSKGTLQTLHSIEGLYSETLSVLMTLFDGEISFQAVDDSKRLHQELRQWTGAKVEDFHEADFIVVPANANKEQLLKVLEVVKIGNLIDPQQSATIVMELPQQSKEVVYQLTGPGILHKELVELGLSPDILVLRAMRNREFPLGVDVILIDENGEVLALPRTTKLEEVKS is encoded by the coding sequence ATGGAAACGGTACACTTTACGCAACGAACATTTCGTACATTAATGGATTGTTTTGCTCGACCAGGCAGTAAAGGGACGTTACAAACTTTGCATTCCATTGAAGGGCTATATTCTGAAACATTATCTGTTTTAATGACATTGTTTGATGGAGAAATCAGCTTTCAAGCAGTGGATGATTCGAAACGACTTCACCAAGAGCTACGTCAATGGACAGGGGCAAAAGTGGAAGATTTCCATGAAGCGGATTTTATCGTTGTGCCTGCAAATGCCAACAAAGAACAATTATTAAAAGTGTTAGAAGTAGTGAAAATAGGAAATTTAATTGATCCACAGCAATCCGCTACAATCGTCATGGAATTGCCACAGCAGTCAAAAGAGGTTGTTTATCAATTAACAGGGCCTGGTATTTTGCATAAAGAACTAGTGGAACTGGGATTATCCCCTGATATTTTGGTGTTGCGTGCAATGCGAAATCGAGAGTTTCCACTAGGAGTCGATGTGATTTTAATAGATGAAAATGGTGAAGTGCTCGCTTTACCACGCACAACGAAGTTGGAAGAGGTGAAAAGCTAA
- the phnG gene encoding phosphonate C-P lyase system protein PhnG encodes MKRAERTKLLIEVGREEALQMANEVCHHYEVIEIQAPREGLVMIKMRESAQQSLFYIGETLVTETKVKIGEAFGLGLVREYEPELSKALAIIDAAYNGQLPVVATWQSVLMTLSQRLDTKQQEVKRSIERTKVQFDTMSI; translated from the coding sequence GTGAAACGAGCTGAACGGACTAAATTATTAATTGAGGTTGGACGTGAAGAAGCATTACAGATGGCAAATGAAGTTTGTCACCACTATGAGGTAATTGAAATCCAAGCACCGAGAGAGGGGCTTGTCATGATTAAAATGCGAGAATCTGCACAGCAATCACTTTTTTATATAGGCGAGACGTTAGTAACAGAAACGAAGGTCAAAATTGGAGAAGCATTTGGTCTTGGCTTAGTTCGCGAATATGAGCCAGAGCTTTCCAAGGCACTGGCCATTATAGATGCAGCTTATAATGGGCAACTACCTGTAGTGGCAACGTGGCAGAGCGTGTTAATGACACTGTCACAACGTCTTGATACAAAGCAACAAGAAGTAAAACGATCAATAGAACGGACAAAAGTTCAGTTCGACACGATGTCAATTTAA
- a CDS encoding GntR family transcriptional regulator produces the protein MDEQELVVKEYLLQEIEAGNYSQDGKMPSEHTLIEMFGVPRIKVRNAYDLLEKMGLIYSQKGIGRFLREKQKPLEVVMSGDISFSEKMLKFTSNYQSVVTKMEQVPKEHLIFSKPYVQHSDLYLIERLRFIDEEPAAIHRSYVVVENMPAIKQVNNELSSIYTFYQQHGVKQFRSSFSHLAVKFPNELDRTLLACEILVPLVKVESDSWDDERNVLLEYTEILYRTDRFFFQI, from the coding sequence GTGGATGAGCAGGAGCTAGTAGTGAAGGAATACTTATTACAGGAAATCGAGGCAGGGAATTACTCGCAAGATGGGAAAATGCCAAGTGAACATACCCTAATCGAAATGTTTGGTGTACCACGTATCAAAGTACGAAATGCCTATGATTTACTAGAGAAAATGGGTTTAATTTATTCGCAGAAAGGGATTGGACGCTTTTTGCGGGAAAAACAAAAACCACTTGAGGTTGTAATGTCTGGCGATATAAGTTTTAGTGAAAAAATGCTCAAATTCACATCAAACTATCAATCAGTTGTGACGAAAATGGAACAGGTACCTAAAGAACATCTAATTTTTAGCAAGCCGTATGTTCAACATAGCGACCTTTATCTAATCGAAAGATTGCGCTTTATTGATGAGGAACCAGCTGCAATCCATCGCTCATATGTTGTCGTTGAAAATATGCCTGCCATTAAGCAGGTGAATAATGAGTTATCCTCTATCTATACATTTTATCAACAGCATGGGGTGAAACAATTTCGTAGCTCCTTCTCACATTTAGCTGTCAAATTTCCAAATGAACTGGATCGGACATTGCTCGCGTGTGAAATACTGGTGCCTCTCGTCAAGGTGGAATCAGATAGTTGGGATGACGAGCGTAATGTTTTACTAGAATACACAGAAATTTTATATCGAACGGATCGCTTCTTTTTTCAAATATAG